A region of Candidatus Leptovillus gracilis DNA encodes the following proteins:
- a CDS encoding carboxypeptidase M32, whose amino-acid sequence MTTNYEALLEKVHEINDLGKALAVLSWDKEVNMPPGGLSARIQQMTTLNRFTHILSTSDEMGELIENAAAECQDAPYDSIEASLIRLLRRTYEDGRKLPPEFVTRSSQVSGQAHAAWVQARANNQFATFQPWLEQVVELCQEMAELYGYEDEKYDALLDKYEFGMKTAEVRAIFGAVKAELVPLLQAIVERGTAVDDSIVHQSFDVAAQQEFARYITQAIGYDFSRGHLGTVVHPFATSFSRDDARITTRWYPDFLNPSLFGALHEAGHGMYEQGTHPNLARTPLARGTSLGIHESQSRMMENLVGRSRGFWRAHYPKLQSLFPAQLGSHTAEDFYRAINKVQPSFIRVEADELTYNFHIILRFELEQAMLNGDLAAKDLPTAWNAKMETLLGVTPPTDSEGCLQDVHWTRPGFGYFPTYALGNLYAAQLWETAVTQTPAILDELNQGQTTSLLAWLGENIHRHGRKFTPGELVQHVTGQPLGHAAFMRYATNKFSDLYGL is encoded by the coding sequence ATGACCACAAACTATGAAGCATTGCTGGAAAAAGTGCATGAAATCAACGACCTGGGCAAAGCCCTGGCCGTACTCAGTTGGGACAAAGAAGTCAACATGCCCCCCGGCGGCCTCAGCGCCCGCATCCAGCAGATGACCACCCTCAACCGTTTCACCCACATCCTCAGCACGTCCGACGAGATGGGCGAGCTAATTGAAAACGCCGCCGCCGAATGCCAGGACGCCCCATACGACAGCATCGAAGCCAGCCTGATTCGCCTGCTGCGGCGCACGTATGAAGACGGCCGTAAACTACCACCCGAATTTGTCACCCGTTCGTCACAAGTCAGTGGGCAGGCCCATGCCGCCTGGGTACAGGCCCGCGCCAACAACCAGTTCGCCACTTTCCAGCCCTGGTTGGAGCAGGTGGTGGAACTATGCCAGGAGATGGCCGAGTTATACGGTTACGAAGACGAAAAATACGACGCCCTGTTGGATAAATACGAGTTTGGCATGAAGACAGCCGAAGTCCGGGCCATTTTCGGCGCCGTCAAAGCGGAGTTGGTCCCCTTACTCCAGGCGATTGTGGAACGGGGCACGGCCGTAGACGATAGCATCGTCCACCAGAGCTTCGACGTGGCTGCACAGCAGGAGTTCGCCCGCTACATCACCCAGGCCATCGGCTACGATTTTAGCCGCGGTCACCTGGGCACGGTGGTCCATCCCTTCGCCACCAGCTTCAGCCGCGACGATGCGCGCATCACCACCCGCTGGTATCCCGACTTCCTCAACCCCTCCCTGTTTGGCGCGCTGCACGAAGCGGGGCACGGCATGTATGAGCAAGGAACCCACCCGAACCTGGCGCGCACGCCGCTGGCGCGGGGCACGTCGTTGGGCATTCACGAATCGCAGTCACGCATGATGGAAAATCTGGTGGGGCGCAGCCGCGGCTTTTGGCGGGCGCATTATCCCAAGCTGCAAAGCTTGTTCCCGGCCCAGTTGGGCAGCCACACAGCCGAAGATTTCTACCGGGCGATCAACAAAGTCCAGCCCTCGTTCATCCGCGTGGAAGCCGATGAGCTGACCTACAATTTCCACATCATCTTGCGCTTTGAGTTGGAACAGGCCATGCTCAACGGCGACCTGGCGGCTAAAGATTTGCCGACCGCCTGGAACGCCAAAATGGAAACGCTGCTGGGCGTGACGCCGCCAACCGACAGCGAAGGCTGTCTGCAAGACGTGCATTGGACGCGCCCTGGGTTTGGTTATTTTCCGACGTATGCGTTGGGCAATTTATACGCGGCGCAGTTGTGGGAAACGGCCGTCACCCAAACCCCGGCCATCCTCGATGAATTAAACCAGGGCCAGACCACCAGCCTGCTGGCCTGGTTAGGCGAGAATATTCATCGGCACGGCCGTAAATTCACCCCCGGCGAACTGGTACAGCACGTCACCGGCCAGCCCCTCGGCCACGCCGCCTTCATGCGTTACGCCACGAACAAGTTCAGCGACTTGTACGGCTTGTAA
- a CDS encoding HlyC/CorC family transporter has product MSKLLLLTLTIPGMSVAILFASAAPQQQSFNLGAVLLPVVVILLLVLLNGFFVTAEFSIIGVRSTQLEEMNAVQAGSERQIVLGVLDSRVKQDRYIATAQLGITIASLGLAMYGEPQISHLIEPWISRLWFQPTEAMVHSIGYVVALSLMTYLHVVFGEMVPKSLALQNASHTVLRVARPMQVAQTILIIPVRLLNGIGAWLLRVFKVPPAEGHARVLSPEEIELLVTESAEGGLLNEDEQEMIRNIFDFSDRLVGQVMTPRTRVQAIPLDIGKDELLRIVTQSRHSRFPVYDSDRDHIIGIVHLKDLIRQTMRPDSRFDIRLILRSAPAVPEDYPVEKLLAAFKSQRLHMAVVLDEFGGMAGIVSLEDLVEEVVGEVRDEFDLEREPLVILSPGVIEAAGDYLVDDLMEMVFLGAEDELPDVETVGGLVVAKLGRPAKVNDEVVYSEHVVFRVLDIDRLAVTRVRIEFPAPPDSGPDGSGADHE; this is encoded by the coding sequence ATGAGTAAGCTCTTGCTGCTCACCCTGACCATCCCCGGTATGAGCGTTGCCATCTTGTTTGCCTCGGCTGCGCCACAGCAGCAATCATTTAACCTGGGCGCTGTGCTGCTGCCTGTTGTGGTGATCCTGCTGCTGGTGCTGCTGAACGGCTTTTTTGTGACCGCCGAATTTAGCATCATCGGCGTGCGCAGCACCCAACTCGAGGAAATGAACGCAGTCCAGGCCGGCAGCGAGCGCCAGATTGTGTTGGGCGTCCTGGACTCTCGCGTGAAGCAGGATCGCTACATCGCTACCGCCCAATTGGGCATTACCATCGCTTCCTTGGGCCTGGCGATGTATGGCGAGCCGCAAATTTCACACCTGATCGAGCCGTGGATCAGCCGTTTATGGTTCCAGCCGACCGAGGCGATGGTTCACTCCATTGGCTATGTGGTGGCGCTGTCGTTGATGACCTATTTGCACGTGGTCTTCGGCGAGATGGTCCCCAAATCCCTGGCTTTGCAAAACGCCTCCCACACAGTGCTGCGTGTGGCGCGGCCAATGCAAGTGGCGCAAACAATCTTGATCATCCCGGTGCGGCTGTTGAATGGCATTGGCGCCTGGCTGCTGCGCGTGTTTAAAGTCCCCCCGGCCGAGGGCCACGCCCGTGTGTTGTCGCCGGAAGAAATCGAACTTTTGGTGACAGAAAGCGCCGAGGGTGGCCTGTTGAATGAAGATGAACAGGAGATGATCCGCAATATCTTTGATTTTAGCGACCGACTGGTGGGGCAGGTGATGACACCGCGCACACGGGTGCAGGCCATCCCGCTGGACATCGGCAAAGACGAACTGCTGCGCATTGTCACCCAAAGCCGCCACAGCCGTTTTCCCGTGTACGACAGTGATCGAGACCACATCATCGGCATCGTGCATCTGAAGGACCTGATTCGCCAGACCATGCGCCCGGACAGCCGTTTCGATATTCGCCTGATTTTGCGCTCGGCCCCGGCCGTGCCGGAAGATTATCCGGTGGAGAAATTGCTGGCGGCGTTTAAGAGCCAGCGTCTGCACATGGCCGTTGTGTTGGACGAATTTGGCGGCATGGCCGGTATTGTGTCGCTGGAAGACCTGGTGGAAGAGGTTGTCGGCGAGGTGCGCGATGAGTTTGATCTGGAGCGGGAGCCGCTTGTGATTTTGTCGCCGGGGGTTATTGAAGCGGCTGGCGATTATCTGGTGGATGATTTAATGGAGATGGTCTTCTTAGGCGCGGAAGATGAACTGCCGGATGTGGAGACTGTTGGTGGCCTGGTTGTGGCGAAATTGGGCCGACCGGCAAAAGTGAATGACGAAGTGGTTTACAGCGAGCATGTTGTTTTTCGGGTGTTGGATATTGACCGTCTGGCGGTGACGCGGGTACGCATTGAATTCCCCGCTCCGCCAGATAGTGGGCCAGATGGTTCTGGTGCGGATCATGAATAG
- a CDS encoding HlyC/CorC family transporter → MSTVIVIIAAVALMIFINGLYVAAEFATVSARRTRISQLASSGNKMAQMLWPIMEDTAAIDTYVAACQIGITISSLVLGAYGQNVIAGYLVEPLGFIAGNETAAQSLAFVVVLAVITMLQVVLGELFPKSVAIQYPESVALALVVPMRVSLVLLRPLIWLFNGSGNLVLRIIGHRPKEGIQAHSAEEIELLVTESHESGLLDDEERQMLRNAFRLRDLHARQVMVHRTRLVGAPADSPIEEVLNLAIAEGFSRIPIYKKSIDEIIGFVHVKDLFRLYLAGEGDVRSVLREVIYVPETMPVADLWQKLNVDRKYLAIVFDEYGGTAGLITFEDLIEEIFGELQDEFDDEMALIARDQNGRVYLRGDLLVADVNEYLELNLPTEADTLSGLVFSVLGRPPVEHEVVVVGDTPIRIEAMADLGVSEVSLQLPPLDEMSGFSEWEVADHE, encoded by the coding sequence ATGTCTACAGTTATTGTCATTATTGCTGCCGTTGCCCTGATGATTTTCATCAACGGCTTGTATGTCGCAGCGGAGTTTGCCACCGTGTCGGCGCGCCGCACGCGCATCAGCCAGTTGGCGAGCAGCGGCAACAAAATGGCCCAAATGTTGTGGCCCATTATGGAAGACACGGCCGCCATAGACACGTATGTGGCTGCCTGCCAGATCGGCATCACCATCTCTTCGCTGGTATTGGGCGCTTACGGGCAGAACGTAATTGCCGGTTATCTGGTGGAACCGTTAGGCTTCATCGCCGGCAATGAAACGGCCGCCCAATCGCTGGCGTTTGTGGTGGTGCTGGCCGTGATTACCATGTTGCAAGTGGTTTTGGGCGAATTGTTCCCCAAATCGGTAGCCATTCAGTACCCGGAAAGCGTTGCCCTGGCGCTTGTTGTACCGATGCGCGTCTCGTTGGTGTTGTTACGGCCGTTAATCTGGCTGTTCAACGGCAGTGGCAACCTGGTGCTGCGTATTATCGGTCACCGGCCCAAAGAGGGCATTCAGGCCCACTCCGCGGAAGAGATCGAACTGCTGGTGACAGAAAGCCACGAAAGTGGCCTGCTAGACGACGAAGAACGGCAAATGCTGCGCAACGCCTTCCGCCTGCGCGATCTCCATGCGCGGCAGGTAATGGTGCATCGCACCCGGTTGGTGGGCGCCCCGGCCGACAGCCCTATCGAAGAGGTTCTCAACCTGGCGATTGCCGAAGGTTTCTCGCGCATTCCCATCTACAAAAAATCCATTGACGAGATCATCGGGTTTGTCCACGTCAAGGACCTGTTTCGCCTCTATCTGGCGGGCGAAGGCGATGTGCGTTCGGTATTGCGCGAAGTGATTTACGTGCCGGAGACGATGCCGGTGGCCGACTTGTGGCAAAAGCTGAACGTAGACCGCAAATATCTGGCGATTGTATTTGATGAATATGGCGGCACGGCCGGGCTGATCACCTTTGAAGATTTGATTGAGGAGATTTTTGGCGAGCTGCAAGATGAGTTTGATGATGAAATGGCGCTGATCGCACGGGACCAAAACGGCCGTGTCTACCTCCGCGGTGACCTGCTGGTGGCCGACGTCAACGAATACCTGGAACTTAACCTGCCCACCGAGGCCGATACCCTCAGCGGGTTGGTCTTTAGCGTCCTCGGTCGGCCGCCGGTGGAGCATGAAGTCGTCGTCGTCGGCGACACACCCATCCGCATCGAAGCGATGGCCGATTTGGGCGTGTCAGAGGTCTCCTTGCAGCTTCCGCCCCTCGACGAAATGTCTGGCTTTAGCGAATGGGAGGTGGCCGACCATGAGTAA
- a CDS encoding CPBP family intramembrane metalloprotease codes for MIKKYRILIETVAVTAVTLLGMLLIPSAKTFFALLPVVYLLIERQLRQRTWGELGFNGRTFGADLRANWVLFVLLGFVIQPLTVLWAKAFFPAFLAHVQARLPFETGISWGVLLPLLAISLVGEEMTYRTLIQGRLTPFIGIPAAVGVASLLFGLAHFAPGPGLVVLMDTGLIVFDSILYGVMFARRNNLWVVWLAHLLGDISGLVLLVSI; via the coding sequence TTGATTAAAAAATATCGAATCCTTATCGAGACCGTTGCTGTTACTGCTGTTACCCTGTTGGGAATGCTGCTCATTCCTTCGGCCAAGACGTTCTTTGCGCTCTTGCCGGTCGTGTACCTGTTGATCGAACGTCAGCTACGCCAGCGTACCTGGGGCGAATTGGGCTTCAACGGCCGTACCTTTGGGGCCGATTTACGCGCCAACTGGGTTTTGTTCGTCCTGTTGGGCTTTGTCATCCAACCCCTGACTGTTTTGTGGGCCAAAGCGTTTTTCCCTGCTTTCCTGGCGCATGTTCAGGCACGCCTGCCGTTTGAGACTGGTATTTCCTGGGGTGTACTGCTGCCCCTGCTGGCAATTTCCCTGGTGGGCGAGGAAATGACTTATCGGACGCTGATACAGGGACGGCTGACTCCGTTTATCGGTATCCCGGCGGCAGTGGGGGTGGCTTCGCTCCTGTTTGGGCTGGCGCATTTCGCCCCAGGGCCAGGGCTTGTTGTCTTAATGGACACCGGCCTGATAGTTTTCGATTCCATCCTGTACGGTGTGATGTTTGCCCGCCGCAACAATCTTTGGGTGGTCTGGCTGGCGCACCTGCTCGGCGATATTTCTGGCCTGGTGCTGCTGGTATCAATCTAA
- a CDS encoding 2-oxo acid dehydrogenase subunit E2, producing MTNANYQVLPFPKIRRLMEDGGRLGRQKHLVHGLFEMDVTEARRLIHEHRTQTGEGISFTAVIIAGLGRAIDKDKSIQAYRTWRGKLIIFDDVDVNTMFEVEVAGQKIIRPHIIRAVNKKTLRQIHNEIRAFQADHAEGKEGKFIGWFVWLPGFIRRLFLRILFKNPHWLKEMNGTVSLTSVGMFGQGGGWGIPVSNHTLQITLGGIAQRLAMVNGVVETRQVLCITISFDHDIVDGAPAARFAQTLKEFIEGRLVWDEFPEPGHCAGTGR from the coding sequence ATGACAAACGCAAATTACCAGGTTCTTCCTTTCCCCAAAATCCGCCGTCTGATGGAAGATGGCGGGCGGCTGGGCCGCCAGAAACACCTTGTCCACGGCCTGTTCGAGATGGACGTCACCGAGGCGCGCCGGTTGATTCATGAACATCGCACCCAGACCGGCGAGGGAATCTCTTTTACGGCCGTTATCATAGCCGGCCTGGGTCGGGCGATTGACAAAGACAAATCTATACAGGCTTACCGCACCTGGCGGGGAAAACTGATCATCTTTGACGATGTAGATGTCAACACAATGTTTGAAGTCGAAGTGGCTGGTCAAAAAATTATTCGCCCCCACATCATCCGCGCCGTGAACAAAAAGACGCTGCGGCAAATTCACAACGAAATTCGGGCATTCCAGGCCGATCACGCCGAGGGTAAAGAGGGAAAATTCATCGGCTGGTTTGTCTGGCTGCCCGGATTTATCAGGCGCCTCTTTTTGCGGATTTTGTTCAAGAATCCACACTGGCTAAAGGAAATGAACGGGACGGTCTCCCTGACCTCGGTGGGTATGTTTGGGCAGGGGGGTGGATGGGGAATTCCGGTTTCCAACCATACGCTTCAGATTACCCTCGGCGGCATCGCACAGCGGCTGGCAATGGTCAACGGTGTGGTAGAAACCCGCCAGGTTCTTTGCATAACCATCAGTTTTGACCACGATATTGTGGACGGCGCTCCCGCCGCCCGTTTTGCCCAAACCTTGAAGGAATTCATTGAAGGCAGGCTGGTTTGGGACGAGTTTCCTGAACCAGGTCATTGTGCTGGAACCGGACGATGA
- a CDS encoding glycosyltransferase family 1 protein → MRVTIFGAGSQGDVQPCIRLGKGLQQAGLHVLLASPQNFAALIQGEGLPFHPLRGDVQQIMAGETGQKYMETGGANPFQSILAMRKMLGPIALQMAEDVLEACRHADALITLAVFAPFGQTIAEIRGIPLILVEPTPVLPTGDFPAPGWPIQKDLGRLHNRLSGFAMMAVIWQWYRPFVNQFRQRFGLRPLHSADFQRVLTSVPLLGAYSPSVIPQPRDWPGNVHLTGYWFQAAQATWQPPAELEAFLSRGKPPVYVGFGSMAGRNPQHFAGIVLEALAKSGQRGILATGWGGMNVLNVPQDVFILGAAPHGWLFPRMSVVVHHGGAGTTAEGLRAGAPGVIVPFIVDQLFWGKRVRGLGAGPEPIRANRLTSAKLAQAIHSAVSDSVMKQRAEAVGRAIRREDGVGSAVKIVRHYLGA, encoded by the coding sequence ATGCGCGTTACCATCTTCGGCGCAGGTTCCCAGGGTGACGTTCAGCCCTGCATCCGGTTAGGCAAGGGCTTGCAGCAGGCTGGTTTGCATGTCCTGCTGGCGTCTCCACAGAACTTTGCCGCTCTGATTCAGGGGGAAGGGCTGCCCTTCCATCCCCTGCGCGGGGACGTGCAGCAAATCATGGCGGGCGAAACGGGGCAAAAGTATATGGAAACGGGTGGCGCCAATCCCTTCCAATCCATCCTTGCCATGCGCAAAATGCTGGGGCCAATTGCGCTGCAAATGGCGGAAGACGTATTGGAAGCGTGCCGCCATGCCGATGCGCTCATCACCCTGGCCGTATTCGCTCCCTTCGGGCAAACGATTGCTGAGATACGCGGCATTCCGCTCATCCTGGTCGAGCCGACCCCGGTACTGCCGACAGGGGATTTTCCCGCTCCTGGCTGGCCTATACAAAAGGATTTAGGCAGGCTGCACAACCGCCTCTCCGGGTTTGCCATGATGGCGGTCATCTGGCAGTGGTATCGGCCGTTTGTCAACCAATTTCGCCAACGATTTGGATTACGGCCGTTGCACAGCGCCGATTTTCAGCGCGTCCTGACCTCCGTGCCCCTGTTAGGCGCTTACAGTCCGTCAGTCATCCCCCAGCCCAGGGATTGGCCGGGAAATGTGCATCTTACCGGGTACTGGTTTCAGGCGGCGCAAGCCACCTGGCAGCCACCCGCCGAATTGGAAGCGTTTCTCAGTCGGGGCAAACCGCCGGTTTATGTCGGATTTGGCAGCATGGCGGGGCGCAACCCGCAGCACTTTGCAGGAATTGTGCTGGAAGCCCTGGCAAAGAGCGGCCAGCGAGGCATTCTTGCCACCGGATGGGGCGGCATGAATGTGCTGAATGTACCACAGGATGTATTTATTCTGGGCGCGGCGCCGCATGGCTGGCTGTTTCCGCGCATGTCGGTGGTTGTTCACCACGGCGGCGCGGGGACGACGGCGGAGGGGCTGCGCGCCGGCGCGCCCGGCGTGATTGTCCCCTTCATCGTGGACCAACTTTTCTGGGGCAAGCGAGTCCGCGGATTGGGCGCGGGGCCGGAGCCGATCAGAGCCAACAGGTTGACGTCCGCCAAATTGGCGCAAGCCATTCACAGCGCGGTTTCCGATTCGGTGATGAAGCAGCGGGCGGAAGCTGTCGGGCGAGCCATCCGCAGGGAAGATGGCGTGGGCAGCGCCGTCAAAATCGTCAGACACTATTTGGGAGCATAA